In Bos indicus isolate NIAB-ARS_2022 breed Sahiwal x Tharparkar chromosome 19, NIAB-ARS_B.indTharparkar_mat_pri_1.0, whole genome shotgun sequence, the following proteins share a genomic window:
- the MED11 gene encoding mediator of RNA polymerase II transcription subunit 11 isoform X2: protein MATYSLANERLRALEDIEREIGAILQNAGTVILELSKEKTNERLLDRQAAAFTASVQHVEAELSAQIRYLTQVATGQPHEGSSYSSRKDCQMALKRVDYARLKLSEVARTCEQMLEN, encoded by the exons ATGGCTACCTACAGCCTGGCGAACGAGCGACTACGCGCCCTGGAAGACATCGAAAGAGAAATTGGAGCCATTCTTCAGAATGCAG GTACCGTGATCTTGGAACTGTCCAAGGAAAAAACCAACGAGAGGCTCTTAGACCGACAGGCAGCGGCCTTCACCGCGTCGGTGCAGCACGTGGAGGCGGAGCTGTCGGCTCAGATCCGCTATCTCACTCAG GTGGCCACAGGGCAGCCCCACGAGGGCTCCAGCTACTCTTCGAGGAAGGACTGTCAAATGGCCCTGAAGCGAGTGGACTATGCTCGCCTCAAGCTCAGTGAGGTGGCCCGAACCTGTGAGCAGATGCTGGAGAACTAG
- the MED11 gene encoding mediator of RNA polymerase II transcription subunit 11 isoform X1, whose translation MATYSLANERLRALEDIEREIGAILQNAGSGYDDEKGTVILELSKEKTNERLLDRQAAAFTASVQHVEAELSAQIRYLTQVATGQPHEGSSYSSRKDCQMALKRVDYARLKLSEVARTCEQMLEN comes from the exons ATGGCTACCTACAGCCTGGCGAACGAGCGACTACGCGCCCTGGAAGACATCGAAAGAGAAATTGGAGCCATTCTTCAGAATGCAGGTTCGGGATACGACGACGAGAAGG GTACCGTGATCTTGGAACTGTCCAAGGAAAAAACCAACGAGAGGCTCTTAGACCGACAGGCAGCGGCCTTCACCGCGTCGGTGCAGCACGTGGAGGCGGAGCTGTCGGCTCAGATCCGCTATCTCACTCAG GTGGCCACAGGGCAGCCCCACGAGGGCTCCAGCTACTCTTCGAGGAAGGACTGTCAAATGGCCCTGAAGCGAGTGGACTATGCTCGCCTCAAGCTCAGTGAGGTGGCCCGAACCTGTGAGCAGATGCTGGAGAACTAG